The Halorhabdus sp. BNX81 genome includes a region encoding these proteins:
- a CDS encoding DUF1641 domain-containing protein, with product MSDSESEPTDGATERTDDATEAGTDQPADLESLVADNPEEVARLLERLGLVNDLLDAADVATSAMDDEMVQSLAGTGTNLAMAADGMATDETVQLGEAVGENADDLAEGVETVAQLQRTGTLDDLLELAELASLASAAMDDEMVMSLASTGTRLGEVADTAADDDVARGLEDVLAALGEASSDDPERVGAIGLVKAVRDPDVQAGLGVVIALARALGQQTRDRPEA from the coding sequence GTGAGCGATTCCGAATCGGAACCGACGGATGGCGCAACCGAGCGGACGGACGACGCGACCGAAGCTGGCACCGACCAGCCTGCGGATCTCGAATCCCTGGTCGCGGACAACCCCGAAGAAGTCGCCCGATTGCTCGAACGCCTCGGGCTGGTCAACGACCTGCTGGACGCCGCCGACGTCGCCACGTCGGCGATGGACGACGAGATGGTCCAATCGCTGGCCGGCACGGGCACCAATCTCGCGATGGCCGCCGACGGCATGGCGACCGACGAAACCGTTCAACTCGGCGAAGCGGTCGGCGAAAATGCCGACGACCTCGCCGAGGGCGTCGAGACGGTCGCACAGCTCCAGCGGACGGGGACGCTCGACGATCTGCTGGAACTGGCCGAGTTGGCCTCGCTTGCAAGCGCAGCCATGGACGACGAGATGGTGATGTCCCTGGCCTCGACCGGAACCAGACTGGGCGAGGTCGCCGACACCGCCGCGGACGACGACGTCGCCCGTGGGCTGGAAGACGTGCTGGCTGCACTCGGCGAGGCGAGCAGCGACGACCCCGAGCGAGTCGGCGCGATCGGGCTGGTGAAGGCCGTCCGGGACCCGGACGTCCAGGCCGGACTGGGCGTCGTGATCGCCCTCGCTCGGGCGCTCGGACAGCAGACGCGCGATCGACCCGAGGCCTGA
- a CDS encoding VOC family protein, whose protein sequence is MEPRLTVITLGVEDLDRSVEFYRDGLGFPVLERMGEFVAFELNGFALALYPRDDHATGANLDPAETGTGDVSLAHNVETRAEVEALIDEAAAAGATITKPPAETAWGGYSAYFTDPDGHLWEVATGAEVFERFV, encoded by the coding sequence ATGGAGCCACGATTGACGGTCATCACGCTCGGCGTCGAGGACCTCGACCGGTCGGTCGAATTCTACCGCGACGGACTGGGATTCCCGGTCCTCGAACGGATGGGCGAGTTCGTCGCGTTCGAACTGAACGGCTTTGCGCTCGCGCTGTATCCACGCGACGACCACGCCACGGGAGCGAACCTCGATCCCGCGGAGACCGGCACCGGTGACGTCTCGCTGGCACACAACGTCGAGACGCGCGCGGAAGTCGAGGCACTCATCGACGAAGCGGCGGCGGCCGGGGCGACGATCACCAAGCCACCGGCAGAGACGGCCTGGGGCGGTTACTCGGCGTACTTCACCGACCCGGATGGTCACCTCTGGGAGGTCGCGACGGGTGCCGAAGTGTTCGAGCGCTTCGTCTGA